A genomic segment from Nicotiana tabacum cultivar K326 chromosome 9, ASM71507v2, whole genome shotgun sequence encodes:
- the LOC107830277 gene encoding putative aquaporin TIP1-1: MPIHQITIGTHEELRQPGALKAALAEFISTLIFVFAGQGSGMAFNKLTSDSTNTPAGLIAAAVAHAFGLFVAVSVSFNISGGHVNPAVTFGAFIGGNITFFRGILYIIAQLLGSTVACLLLKFATGGLSTGAFALCSGLSVWNALVFEIVMTFGLVYTVYATAIDPKKGELGVIAPISIGFIVGANILAGGPFDGASMNPAVSFGPAFVSWTWTHQWVYWAGPIIGAGLAGVVYELFFINHSHEQVPTAEY; encoded by the exons ATGCCGATCCACCAAATCACCATCGGAACCCATGAAGAACTCCGCCAGCCGGGCGCTCTCAAAGCGGCGTTGGCGGAGTTCATAAGTACCCTAATATTCGTATTCGCCGGCCAGGGTTCTGGCATGGCATTTAACAAGCTGACATCCGACAGTACCAACACTCCCGCCGGCCTCATCGCTGCCGCTGTAGCCCATGCTTTTGGCCTTTTCGTGGCTGTCTCCGTCAGCTTTAACATCTCCGGCGGCCACGTTAACCCCGCCGTTACTTTCGGTGCATTTATTGGTGGAAACATCACTTTCTTCCGTGGTATTCTCTATATTATTGCACAGTTACTTGGATCCACTGTTGCTTGCTTGCTCCTTAAGTTCGCCACTGGTGGATTG AGCACAGGGGCATTTGCATTGTGTTCTGGATTATCAGTATGGAATGCCTTAGTATTTGAGATTGTGATGACTTTTGGGCTTGTTTACACTGTTTATGCCACTGCTATTGACCCAAAAAAAGGAGAATTAGGTGTGATTGCTCCAATTTCTATTGGTTTCATTGTTGGGGCCAACATTCTTGCTGGTGGGCCATTTGATGGAGCATCAATGAACCCTGCTGTTTCTTTTGGGCCTGCTTTTGTTAGCTGGACTTGGACTCATCAGTGGGTTTACTGGGCCGGGCCCATAATTGGTGCTGGGCTTGCTGGTGTTGTCTATGAACTTTTCTTCATCAATCACTCTCATGAGCAAGTGCCTACTGCTGAGTATTAA
- the LOC107830270 gene encoding uncharacterized protein LOC107830270 has protein sequence MGNWSNTPEVLLVIIAEKLKMIEDFVAFRGVCSSWRSAVPKENFTGITQLACAVHARNVVTLSKSAIHHLQHRPQTTLEIQTVSNKWRRLGQWNKYYYKERYFASKGWLFAIGRHGDTCLFHPFSRAQIRLPHVRTLPECDEKDLIIEAVLSSSPSSSSSSCSCLNNYVLIIRYDGCISSGLAFWRPGKDVFTELKNYEPELQWFAITCCSNGKLYALDAGGTIVVWDMKIGSNNNNNKDNDDVPVVELVIESPCVDHSSFYVDPWLMLLVESDDGEVFTVARDTFRDNYIIHRIDVNNKKCVRVKDMGNRALFFGLRARVGFFMEPSEIPTCVSNHIYLDERRIYYKRYLLENTDEDQDKHSRRAAKPGIYSFPNGPLAPFKRKRHNAS, from the coding sequence ATGGGAAATTGGTCAAATACTCCAGAGGTGCTCTTAGTTATAATTGCTGAAAAACTAAAAATGATTGAAGATTTTGTTGCATTTAGGGGAGTGTGCTCCAGTTGGAGATCCGCCGTCCCTAAGGAGAATTTCACCGGAATTACACAACTTGCTTGTGCAGTGCACGCTCGTAACGTTGTCACTCTCTCAAAGTCCGCCATCCACCACCTGCAACACCGCCCTCAAACAACTCTAGAAATCCAAACTGTATCAAATAAATGGAGACGACTAGGACAATGGAATAAGTATTATTATAAGGAGCGTTACTTTGCATCCAAGGGATGGCTATTCGCTATAGGCCGACACGGAGACACGTGTCTGTTCCATCCCTTTTCTCGTGCCCAAATAAGGTTACCTCATGTAAGGACTCTCCCTGAATGTGATGAAAAGGACTTGATCATTGAGGCTGTCTTGTCCTCAagcccttcttcttcttcttcttcttgttcgtGTTTAAATAATTACGTTTTGATTATCCGTTACGATGGATGTATATCGAGTGGTTTGGCTTTTTGGAGACCTGGAAAGGATGTTTTTACTGAACTAAAAAATTACGAACCTGAGTTGCAGTGGTTTGCCATTACTTGCTGCAGCAACGGGAAGCTTTATGCCTTAGACGCGGGTGGGACTATTGTGGTTTGGGACATGAAGATCGgcagcaataataataataataaagataaCGACGATGTTCCAGTTGTGGAATTAGTCATAGAATCACCGTGTGTTGATCATAGCTCATTTTACGTTGATCCTTGGCTCATGTTACTAGTGGAATCTGATGATGGGGAAGTATTCACTGTTGCAAGAGATACTTTCAGAGATAATTATATCATTCATCGAATTGATGTAAACAATAAAAAGTGTGTTCGAGTTAAGGACATGGGAAACAGAGCACTCTTCTTTGGTCTTCGTGCTCGGGTCGGGTTTTTTATGGAACCTTCTGAGATACCAACATGTGTGTCTAACCATATCTATCTTGATGAGAGAAGGATATATTACAAAAGATATCTTCTTGAAAACACTGATGAAGACCAAGATAAACATTCGCGTAGGGCGGCTAAACCTGGTATTTATAGCTTTCCAAACGGACCCCTTGCTCCATTCAAGCGCAAGCGCCACAACGCCAGCTAG